A single window of Nicotiana sylvestris chromosome 3, ASM39365v2, whole genome shotgun sequence DNA harbors:
- the LOC104230745 gene encoding small ribosomal subunit protein uS15, which produces MGRMHSRGKGISASALPYKRTPPSWLKISAPDVEDNICKFAKKGLTPSQIGVILRDSHGIAQVKSVTGSKILRILKAHGLAPEIPEDLYHLIKKAVAIRKHLERNRKDKDSKFRLILVESRIHRLARYYKKTKKLPPVWKYESTTASTLVA; this is translated from the exons ATGGGTCGCATGCACAGTCGCGG TAAGGGTATTTCAGCTTCGGCTCTTCCTTACAAAAGAACTCCTCCTAGTTGGCTCAAGATCTCCGCTCCTGAT GTTGAGGACAACATTTGCAAGTTTGCGAAGAAAGGATTGACTCCTTCACAGATTGGTGTGATTCTTCGTGACTCACACGGAATTGCACAAGTCAAGAGTGTCACTGGCAGCAAGATCTTGCGTATCCTCAAGGCTCACG GGCTTGCTCCTGAGATACCAGAGGATCTGTACCACCTGATTAAGAAGGCAGTTGCTATTAGGAAGCATTTGGAAAGGAACAGAAAGGATAAGGATTCCAAGTTCCGCTTGATTTTGGTGGAGAGCAGGATCCATCGTCTTGCTCgctattacaagaaaacaaagaagCTCCCACCTGTCTGGAAATA CGAATCAACCACTGCTAGCACGCTTGTGGCTTAG